From Streptomyces chrestomyceticus JCM 4735, one genomic window encodes:
- a CDS encoding DUF4232 domain-containing protein — MAGAVTRRAAGPVPRALSAAVLGVVALAAAGCSAGSEARPEAKPDPRPSRTAPACPEDGVVIKGSQVDAAMGTRAMGITLTNCGNHPYKVNGYAGVQVLDKDRKPLDVKIGHGSDVVDDVGPEPVTLKPGEHVKAVLMWRNRVTDATRPAVNGAFLALTPAAGGSRPQLVRELIDLGSTGKLGVTAWHREGPKPRK, encoded by the coding sequence GTGGCCGGAGCAGTCACCAGGAGAGCGGCCGGGCCGGTGCCGCGGGCGCTGTCGGCGGCCGTGCTCGGCGTCGTGGCGCTCGCCGCCGCCGGCTGTTCGGCCGGGTCCGAGGCGCGGCCGGAGGCGAAGCCCGACCCCCGGCCGTCCCGCACCGCCCCCGCCTGTCCCGAGGACGGCGTCGTCATCAAGGGCTCCCAGGTGGACGCCGCCATGGGCACCCGCGCGATGGGCATCACCCTGACCAACTGCGGCAACCATCCGTACAAGGTGAACGGCTACGCGGGCGTCCAGGTCCTCGACAAGGACCGCAAGCCGCTGGACGTGAAGATCGGCCACGGCTCGGACGTCGTGGACGATGTCGGCCCCGAGCCGGTCACGCTCAAGCCGGGCGAGCACGTCAAGGCCGTACTGATGTGGCGCAACCGCGTGACGGACGCGACGCGCCCCGCCGTGAACGGTGCGTTCCTGGCCCTCACCCCGGCCGCGGGCGGCAGCCGTCCGCAACTGGTCCGTGAGCTGATCGACCTCGGGTCCACCGGCAAGCTGGGCGTCACGGCGTGGCACCGGGAGGGGCCGAAGCCCCGCAAGTAG
- a CDS encoding GNAT family N-acetyltransferase, producing the protein MERQLRRHHWPLYGIRIRTPRLELSLPGLGLLDDLASVAADGVHDAAEMPFTVPWTDAAPEERGRATFLHVLRTVAEWRPESWTLSLAVARDGKAVGRQDVSGTDFGVTREAETGSWLGLAHQGQGIGTEMRAAVLHFVFDRLGADTVTSAAMTDNARSLAVSRKLGYVPDGVQVAAVRGRPRTLQRLRLDRAGWEAHRTVPVEVVGWTEECRVLFGV; encoded by the coding sequence ATGGAACGACAACTCCGCCGGCACCACTGGCCCCTCTACGGCATCCGCATCCGTACACCGCGCCTCGAACTGAGCCTGCCCGGCCTCGGACTCCTCGACGACCTGGCCTCGGTCGCCGCCGACGGCGTGCACGACGCGGCGGAGATGCCGTTCACCGTGCCCTGGACGGACGCGGCCCCGGAGGAGCGCGGGCGCGCGACGTTCCTGCACGTGCTCCGCACGGTCGCGGAGTGGCGGCCGGAGAGCTGGACGCTGAGCCTCGCGGTGGCCCGGGACGGGAAGGCGGTGGGGCGCCAGGACGTGTCCGGCACCGACTTCGGGGTGACCAGGGAGGCGGAGACCGGGTCCTGGCTCGGGCTGGCCCACCAGGGGCAGGGCATCGGTACGGAGATGCGGGCGGCCGTCCTGCACTTCGTCTTCGACCGGCTCGGCGCGGACACCGTGACCTCTGCCGCGATGACGGACAACGCCAGGTCGCTGGCGGTCTCGCGCAAGCTCGGGTACGTACCGGACGGCGTGCAGGTCGCCGCGGTGCGCGGGCGGCCGCGGACGTTGCAGCGGCTGCGGCTGGACCGGGCGGGGTGGGAGGCACACCGTACGGTGCCGGTCGAGGTGGTGGGGTGGACGGAGGAGTGCCGGGTGCTCTTCGGGGTGTGA
- a CDS encoding TetR/AcrR family transcriptional regulator codes for MPKIVDPEARRQAVADAVLRVIAREGVEGASLRTVADEARLAVGSVRHYFRDHDEVLLFTMRELSARIDRRVRTHVDGLLDPAARRERPARVEELIGEFLALDEERRQEAVLWAAFCGAARLRPELRACAVEMETGLRALLARVLRGAQEAGALPADLDVDLECLRLSALLDGLNLRAMLEPEYVTPEAQRAVLRRHLQGLKAG; via the coding sequence ATGCCGAAGATCGTCGACCCTGAGGCCCGCCGCCAGGCCGTCGCCGACGCCGTACTGCGCGTCATCGCACGGGAGGGGGTGGAAGGCGCCTCGCTGCGCACCGTCGCCGACGAGGCGCGGCTGGCCGTCGGCTCGGTGCGGCACTACTTCCGTGACCACGACGAGGTGCTGCTCTTCACGATGCGCGAGCTGAGCGCGCGCATCGACCGGCGTGTACGGACCCATGTGGACGGCCTGCTCGACCCGGCCGCGCGGCGAGAACGGCCGGCGCGGGTGGAGGAGCTGATCGGTGAGTTCCTGGCCCTGGACGAGGAGCGGCGGCAGGAAGCCGTCCTGTGGGCGGCGTTCTGCGGCGCGGCCCGGCTCCGTCCGGAGCTGCGGGCGTGCGCGGTGGAGATGGAGACCGGCCTGCGGGCTCTGCTGGCACGGGTGCTGCGCGGCGCGCAGGAAGCCGGCGCGCTGCCCGCCGACCTGGACGTGGACCTGGAGTGCCTGCGCCTGTCCGCCTTGCTGGACGGCCTCAACCTGCGCGCGATGCTGGAACCGGAGTACGTCACCCCGGAAGCGCAGCGGGCGGTGCTGCGACGGCACTTGCAGGGGCTGAAAGCTGGCTGA
- a CDS encoding DUF1453 domain-containing protein, translating to MNGWLLAAIVATVLVLVVVKRLKGEPVTVRDLFAGPAVLTGLGVLFIAKADGVTGTDIAWLVPGAFLGLGLGAARGTLVHLFEKEGVLWQRYTGRTFLVVIASLLVSAGYGVFAEHMGMHPYARPTQLTIGVSFLGESLLIYYRARKTGTPFAPEQESPLAFLGRRSR from the coding sequence ATGAACGGCTGGCTGCTCGCGGCGATCGTCGCCACGGTCCTCGTCCTTGTCGTCGTCAAGCGCCTGAAGGGCGAACCGGTCACCGTCCGCGACCTCTTCGCGGGCCCGGCCGTCCTCACCGGCCTCGGCGTCCTGTTCATCGCCAAGGCCGACGGCGTGACCGGCACCGACATCGCCTGGCTGGTCCCCGGCGCCTTCCTCGGCCTCGGCCTCGGCGCCGCACGCGGAACCTTGGTGCACCTCTTCGAGAAGGAGGGCGTCCTGTGGCAGCGCTACACCGGCCGCACCTTCCTCGTCGTCATCGCGTCGCTGCTGGTCTCGGCCGGTTACGGCGTCTTCGCCGAGCACATGGGCATGCACCCGTACGCGCGGCCCACCCAACTCACCATCGGTGTCAGCTTCCTGGGCGAGTCCCTGCTGATCTACTACCGCGCGCGGAAGACGGGGACGCCCTTCGCGCCGGAGCAGGAGTCCCCCCTCGCCTTCCTCGGCCGCCGCTCCCGGTGA
- a CDS encoding ABC transporter substrate-binding protein, protein MNQDPNSQRPGHHPRSGRRPSRTARAALAAGAALALAGGLAACGGKSLEEKGGASSGGGKGDIVIGSAGFTESKVLAEIYSKIISDAGYRTTVKTLANRELYEPALEKGQIDVVPEYASTLAEFLNAKKNGPNPKPVASSDIGKTVAALKTLAEPRGLKVLPAGEATDQNAFAVTKEYAARHHLKTLSDLGRSKEKIKLAAGEECETRPYCKPGLEKVYGIAVTGIDPKGVGTPQAKQAVKDGTDQLVLTTTTDATLDTFGLVLLKDDKKLQNADNVLPVVNAKSAGDKEIEAALGKLTDKLTTADLIELNHKVDAERQKPEDVARAYLESKGLAKK, encoded by the coding sequence ATGAACCAGGACCCGAACAGTCAGCGCCCCGGCCATCACCCCCGCTCCGGCCGTAGACCGTCCCGTACGGCGCGAGCCGCGCTCGCCGCGGGGGCCGCGCTCGCGCTGGCGGGCGGGCTGGCCGCCTGCGGCGGAAAGAGCCTGGAGGAGAAGGGCGGCGCGTCGAGCGGTGGCGGGAAGGGGGACATCGTCATCGGCTCGGCGGGATTCACCGAGTCGAAGGTGCTCGCGGAGATCTATTCCAAGATCATTAGCGATGCGGGATACCGCACCACCGTCAAGACGCTCGCCAATCGCGAGCTGTACGAACCGGCGCTGGAGAAGGGCCAGATCGACGTCGTACCGGAATACGCCTCGACCCTCGCCGAATTCCTCAACGCCAAGAAGAACGGGCCGAACCCGAAGCCCGTCGCCTCCAGCGACATCGGCAAGACGGTCGCGGCGCTGAAGACCCTCGCGGAACCCCGCGGGCTGAAGGTGCTGCCGGCCGGGGAGGCGACGGACCAGAACGCGTTCGCGGTGACCAAGGAATACGCCGCCCGCCACCACCTCAAGACGCTCTCGGACCTCGGCCGGTCCAAGGAGAAGATCAAACTGGCGGCGGGCGAGGAGTGCGAGACACGGCCGTATTGCAAGCCGGGCCTGGAGAAGGTCTACGGCATAGCCGTGACGGGCATCGATCCGAAGGGTGTCGGCACCCCGCAGGCCAAGCAGGCCGTCAAGGACGGCACGGACCAACTGGTGCTGACCACGACCACGGACGCCACGCTCGACACCTTCGGCCTGGTGCTGCTGAAGGACGACAAGAAGCTGCAGAATGCCGACAATGTGCTGCCCGTGGTGAATGCGAAGAGCGCCGGCGACAAGGAGATCGAGGCGGCTCTGGGCAAGCTCACGGACAAGCTGACGACCGCCGATCTGATCGAGCTGAACCACAAGGTCGACGCGGAACGGCAGAAGCCCGAGGATGTCGCGCGCGCATATCTGGAGTCGAAGGGACTGGCGAAGAAGTAA